The following coding sequences are from one Thermoplasmata archaeon window:
- the pyrG gene encoding CTP synthase (glutamine hydrolyzing), which yields MKYIIVTGGVLSGLGKGITVSSIGKLLKSSGLRVTAIKIDPYLNCDAGTMNPYQHGEVFVLDDGGEVDLDLGNYERFLGESLTSDHNITTGKVYKAVIEKERKGDYLGKTVQIIPHITNEIKERIKRVSERTNADVTIVEIGGTVGDIESMPFLEAVRQLRREMGSESNCIFIHTTLVPVLSTVGEQKTKPTQHSVKELREIGIQPDVIVARSSAPLDYEIKKKISLFCDVPLEAVISAPDIDCIYKVPLVLHEQNLTSYLLRKLELGERKTELEEWKKMVETLEHPSGEVSIAIVGKYTHLKDSYLSYTEAIRHCEAALATRVNKIWMESETLEEKPDEIEKLKEVDGILVPGGFGNRGIEGKIKAIEFARENKVPFLGVCLGFQLATVEFARNVLGYKDANSTEFNPDTTHPVIDLLPEQKGIKEMGATMRLGAHKIHLKPKTMIASLYNSTVIYERHRHRYEVNPNFIEVLESHGLRYTGKSEDGRRCEVLELDGHPFFLGTQFHAEFKSRPGAPSPPYFGFIRACIEYRKGKR from the coding sequence ATGAAGTATATAATTGTGACCGGAGGCGTGCTTTCAGGGCTTGGTAAGGGAATTACTGTGTCTAGCATCGGAAAACTGCTCAAGTCCTCAGGGCTTAGAGTGACTGCGATAAAGATTGACCCCTATCTCAACTGTGATGCTGGCACCATGAATCCATACCAGCATGGAGAAGTTTTTGTGCTGGATGATGGAGGAGAGGTTGATCTGGACCTTGGAAACTACGAGCGCTTCCTCGGTGAAAGCTTAACCAGTGACCACAACATCACAACTGGCAAGGTTTACAAGGCAGTGATTGAGAAAGAGCGAAAAGGGGATTATCTGGGTAAGACAGTGCAAATCATTCCCCACATCACAAATGAAATCAAGGAACGAATAAAGCGAGTGAGCGAGAGGACAAATGCAGATGTGACAATCGTGGAGATTGGAGGCACAGTAGGTGACATTGAATCCATGCCATTTCTTGAAGCAGTCAGACAGTTAAGAAGGGAGATGGGTTCGGAAAGCAACTGCATCTTCATTCACACAACCCTTGTGCCAGTGCTCTCAACCGTTGGAGAGCAGAAAACCAAACCCACTCAACATTCTGTAAAGGAATTAAGAGAAATAGGCATTCAGCCAGATGTAATTGTGGCAAGGAGTTCTGCCCCGCTTGACTATGAAATCAAGAAGAAAATCTCGCTTTTCTGTGATGTGCCCCTTGAGGCAGTAATAAGTGCACCTGACATTGACTGCATCTACAAAGTGCCTCTCGTATTGCATGAGCAAAACCTCACCAGTTATTTGTTGAGAAAACTTGAACTTGGGGAGCGAAAGACGGAACTTGAGGAATGGAAAAAAATGGTTGAAACACTCGAACATCCCTCTGGGGAAGTCAGTATTGCAATTGTTGGGAAATACACACATCTCAAAGATTCATATCTTAGCTACACAGAGGCAATAAGACATTGCGAGGCAGCACTGGCAACACGGGTGAACAAAATCTGGATGGAGTCAGAGACACTCGAGGAAAAGCCAGATGAAATTGAAAAACTGAAGGAAGTGGATGGCATTCTTGTGCCTGGTGGTTTTGGGAATCGGGGAATTGAGGGCAAAATCAAAGCAATTGAGTTTGCAAGAGAAAACAAGGTGCCTTTCCTAGGCGTCTGTCTCGGGTTCCAGCTTGCCACCGTTGAGTTTGCAAGAAATGTGCTGGGCTACAAGGATGCGAACAGCACTGAATTCAACCCAGATACCACACATCCGGTGATAGATTTACTGCCTGAGCAGAAAGGCATAAAGGAGATGGGGGCAACGATGCGACTCGGTGCCCACAAGATTCATTTGAAACCAAAGACAATGATTGCCTCTCTCTACAATTCCACAGTTATCTACGAGAGACACAGGCACAGGTATGAAGTTAACCCGAACTTTATTGAGGTGCTTGAATCCCATGGATTGAGATATACCGGTAAGTCGGAGGATGGAAGAAGATGTGAGGTGCTTGA